A DNA window from Trypanosoma brucei brucei TREU927 chromosome 11 chr11_scaffold01 genomic scaffold, whole genome shotgun sequence contains the following coding sequences:
- a CDS encoding eukaryotic peptide chain release factor subunit 1, putative: MADHELSESEKAIERYKVKKLIQMLESARGMGTSVISIYMTPKEQISGMVTKLNNEYGTASNIKSHTNKLSVQSAITASLGRLKQYNRLPPNGLLLYCGTVLTAENKEKKLTLDIEPFKPVSRSLYLCDNKFHTEELHRMLESDEKFGFIVVDGSGTTYATLCGSVKEKLSSFTVELPKKHGRGGQSKNRFARIRMERRHNYLRKVAEGATQLFITNDRPNIVGLVLAGSAEFKEVLYQSDLFDPRLKAIVVKVVDVAHPGDVGLNQAIDLAADALSGVKLVQEKKLLQGFFDQIACDTQLYCFGVQDTLKCLEAGAVETLIVYEDLNIYRYTVVKNRGADDEETFVHVMSEEEAKRSNIHMQESGKTRNEIEQEDFVDWLATNYRKFGCALELITNRSQEGTQFVRGFGGIGGVLRYKLDIIALRDVEKKEDDEERIAANNEEFDFDDDFM, encoded by the coding sequence ATGGCCGACCACGAGTTGTCCGAGTCCGAGAAGGCAATTGAACGATATAAGGTGAAGAAGCTCATCCAAATGCTCGAGAGTGCTCGCGGTATGGGCACAAGCGTCATAAGCATTTACATGACCCCAAAGGAGCAGATATCTGGCATGGTAACCAAACTGAACAACGAGTACGGAACGGCCTCCAACATCAAATCGCACACCAACAAGCTTAGCGTTCAAAGTGCCATCACTGCCTCTCTCGGTAGGTTAAAGCAGTACAACCGACTCCCACCTAATGGGCTCCTCCTCTACTGCGGTACCGTCCTCACGGCAGAaaacaaggagaaaaaactTACACTTGATATTGAGCCTTTCAAGCCGGTTAGCCGGAGCCTATACCTCTGTGACAACAAGTTCCACACCGAAGAGCTCCACCGCATGCTGGAGTCTGATGAGAAGTTTGGATTCATTGTTGTAGACGGTAGTGGCACAACCTATGCAACTCTTTGTGGGAGTGTGAAGGAGAAGCTGAGTTCATTCACCGTAGAGCTACCGAAAAAGCACGGAAGAGGTGGTCAAAGTAAAAATCGTTTCGCACGTATTCGTATGGAAAGGCGCCACAACTACCTTCGCAAGGTGGCCGAAGGCGCCACGCAATTATTTATAACAAACGACCGTCCAAATATCGTGGGGCTCGTGCTTGCCGGTTCTGCTGAGTTCAAGGAAGTGTTGTACCAGTCAGATCTGTTTGATCCGCGCCTGAAAGCGATCGTGGTGAAGGTTGTAGATGTTGCCCACCCGGGCGATGTGGGCCTCAATCAGGCCATAGATCTCGCGGCGGATGCGCTGTCTGGAGTTAAGCTCGTACAAGAGAAGAAACTACTTCAGGGATTCTTCGATCAGATCGCTTGTGATACGCAGCTGTATTGCTTTGGTGTTCAGGATACCCTGAAGTGCTTGGAGGCGGGCGCGGTGGAAACACTTATTGTGTATGAAGACCTTAACATTTACCGCTACACTGTTGTGAAGAATCGCGGAGCAGACGATGAGGAAACCTTCGTCCATGTTATGTCGGAGGAAGAAGCAAAGAGGTCTAATATACACATGCAGGAGTCCGGGAAGACACGCAATGAAATTGAACAGGAAGACTTTGTCGACTGGCTCGCGACAAACTACCGCAAGTTTGGTTGCGCCTTGGAGTTGATCACGAATCGCAGCCAGGAGGGAACTCAATTCGTCCGCGGTTTTGGAGGGATTGGAGGTGTGTTGCGGTATAAACTTGATATTATTGCTTTGCGTGatgtggagaaaaaagaagatgatgaggAGCGCATTGCAGCGAACAATGAGGAGTTTGACTTCGACGACGACTTTATGTAA